The following coding sequences lie in one Allochromatium vinosum DSM 180 genomic window:
- a CDS encoding IS4 family transposase, with protein sequence MGWASEELASIDLGDTRRDRRAIHLIERLAEHPTASIPGACNGWAETQAAYRFLGSERYDWLDILEPHRQCTQRRMAAYPVVLCLQDTTELDFNGQTIKGLGPLSYEAQRGMYLHPTYAVTPEREPLGVLDAWMWAREPKDADGQRPGGPESVRWKEGYERVADLARELPDTRLVYVADREADILDLMVRARDLATPADWLLRAKHNRALPGGEGQKLWGRVLDTEPLGEVRFTVPPGRGRTARTVRQELYAQRVSLSDRRQGHLEVTGVIAREIEAPKGVKPIEWRLLTNRRADTLEAVVELIEWYRARWEIELLFLVLKEGCRVEALQLGTVERLERAFALFLVVGWRIARLMRLGRTVPDLEASLLLEPEEWQAAYILAKKPVPKQPPRLNDVLRLIARQGGFLGRKGDGEPGVKTIWLGLQRIRDVAAGIKFARESHDL encoded by the coding sequence ATGGGCTGGGCGTCGGAAGAATTGGCCTCGATTGATCTGGGCGACACGCGCCGCGACCGGCGTGCGATCCACTTGATCGAGCGCCTGGCCGAGCATCCGACGGCGAGTATTCCTGGGGCCTGCAACGGCTGGGCGGAGACGCAGGCGGCCTATCGGTTTCTCGGCAGTGAACGCTACGACTGGCTCGACATTCTTGAGCCGCATCGTCAGTGCACGCAGAGGCGCATGGCGGCCTATCCGGTGGTGCTGTGTCTGCAGGACACCACGGAGCTGGACTTCAACGGCCAGACGATCAAAGGACTTGGTCCCTTGAGCTACGAGGCCCAGCGCGGGATGTACCTGCATCCGACCTACGCGGTGACGCCCGAGCGCGAACCGTTGGGTGTCCTGGATGCCTGGATGTGGGCCCGCGAGCCAAAAGACGCCGACGGCCAGCGTCCGGGAGGCCCCGAGAGTGTGCGCTGGAAAGAAGGCTATGAACGGGTGGCGGACCTGGCCAGGGAGTTGCCCGACACCCGCCTGGTCTATGTGGCCGATCGTGAGGCCGACATACTGGACCTGATGGTGCGCGCTCGGGATTTGGCAACCCCCGCCGATTGGCTGTTGCGCGCCAAGCATAACCGCGCGTTGCCCGGTGGCGAGGGCCAGAAGCTGTGGGGACGTGTGCTGGACACTGAACCGCTCGGGGAGGTGCGCTTCACCGTGCCGCCTGGACGCGGGCGCACCGCCCGAACGGTGCGCCAGGAACTCTATGCGCAGCGGGTGAGCCTCTCGGACCGGCGCCAAGGTCACCTTGAGGTCACCGGCGTGATCGCGCGTGAAATTGAGGCCCCCAAGGGCGTCAAACCGATCGAATGGCGTCTGCTGACCAACCGTCGAGCCGACACGCTCGAGGCCGTCGTCGAACTGATCGAATGGTACCGGGCGCGCTGGGAAATCGAGTTGCTGTTCTTGGTGCTCAAGGAAGGCTGTCGGGTCGAGGCCCTGCAACTGGGCACTGTCGAGCGCTTGGAACGCGCTTTCGCGCTGTTTCTGGTGGTGGGATGGCGCATCGCACGATTGATGCGCCTGGGACGCACGGTGCCTGACCTGGAGGCCTCGCTGCTGCTCGAACCCGAGGAGTGGCAAGCGGCCTACATCCTGGCCAAGAAGCCCGTACCCAAGCAGCCCCCGCGACTCAACGACGTGCTGCGCTTGATCGCCCGCCAGGGCGGTTTTCTCGGACGCAAGGGCGACGGCGAACCCGGTGTAAAAACCATTTGGCTCGGTTTGCAGCGCATCAGAGACGTGGCCGCCGGAATCAAATTCGCCAGGGAATCTCATGACTTATGA
- the recG gene encoding ATP-dependent DNA helicase RecG: protein MPDAGVSDGVSDPAALAPEAGRSSDRGLDRIPARTLDRVGPKIAERLERLGIRTVQDLLFHLPLRYQDRTRLTPLTEIEVGVETWVEGEILESGIGLGRRRSLKVWVGDALGAGLLLRFFYFSPQQAAALKPGERVRCYGEVRQGPQSLEMVHPEYRLLRAEADEPIAACLTPIYPSTEGLQQTSWRGLTDQALALMERTAPAELLPPEILDPLGLPTLTEALAFLHRPPVGTSLQDLTEGRHPAFARLAFEELVAHQVSLRRMRLEQRRVSAPVLGGDGGLRERLRASLPFRLTASQERVVAEIAADLAQSRPMQRLLQGDVGAGKTVVAALAALQALESDCQAALMAPTELLAEQHHRSLSGWLGALGLEPVWLAGRHKGRERDERLAAIASGAAPIVVGTHALLQDDVAFQDLGLVIIDEQHRFGVHQRLKLREKGGGEDGAPHQLIMTATPIPRSLAMTLYADLDLSVIDGLPPGRTPIVTRAVPDTRRDEVIERVRQACLAGRQAYWVCTLIEESEVLECQAAEDTARQLSACLEGLRVGLVHGRLKSQERDAVMAAFASGALDLLVATTVIEVGVDVPNASLMIIENPERLGLAQLHQLRGRVGRGSVESHCLLLYHAPLSAIARERLGIIRDSTSGFEIAERDLAIRGAGEVLGTRQTGSIQFRIADPLRDQPLIAEAQRAADRLLVGYPELVTPLIDRWLGEREHYGGV from the coding sequence ATGCCTGACGCCGGCGTCAGCGACGGCGTGTCCGATCCGGCCGCCTTGGCGCCGGAGGCCGGGCGGTCGTCGGATCGCGGGCTGGACCGGATTCCGGCACGCACGCTCGATCGGGTCGGGCCGAAGATCGCCGAGCGGCTCGAACGGCTCGGCATCCGCACGGTTCAGGATCTGCTGTTCCATCTGCCGCTGCGCTATCAGGATCGCACCCGGCTGACGCCGCTCACCGAGATCGAAGTCGGAGTCGAGACCTGGGTCGAGGGCGAGATCCTCGAATCCGGCATCGGCCTGGGGCGGCGGCGCTCGCTCAAGGTCTGGGTCGGGGATGCGCTCGGCGCCGGGCTGCTGCTGCGCTTCTTCTATTTCTCACCCCAGCAGGCCGCCGCGCTCAAGCCCGGCGAGCGGGTGCGCTGCTATGGCGAGGTGCGCCAGGGGCCGCAGTCGCTGGAGATGGTGCATCCCGAATACCGTCTTCTGCGCGCCGAGGCCGATGAGCCGATCGCCGCCTGTCTCACTCCCATCTATCCCTCGACCGAGGGGCTTCAGCAAACGAGCTGGCGCGGTCTGACCGATCAGGCGCTGGCGCTCATGGAACGCACCGCGCCGGCCGAACTGCTGCCGCCCGAGATCCTCGACCCCCTGGGCCTGCCGACTCTGACCGAGGCGCTGGCCTTTCTGCACCGTCCGCCGGTCGGCACATCGCTCCAGGATCTGACCGAGGGCCGGCATCCGGCCTTCGCTCGGCTGGCCTTCGAGGAACTGGTCGCGCATCAGGTGAGTCTGCGCCGGATGCGGCTGGAACAGCGGCGTGTCTCAGCGCCGGTGCTGGGCGGCGATGGCGGCTTGCGCGAGCGTTTGCGGGCCAGTCTGCCGTTTCGGCTCACCGCGTCGCAGGAGCGGGTGGTGGCCGAGATCGCGGCCGATCTGGCGCAGTCACGGCCGATGCAGCGGCTGCTCCAGGGCGACGTGGGCGCGGGCAAGACGGTGGTGGCGGCGCTGGCCGCGCTCCAGGCGCTGGAGTCGGACTGTCAGGCCGCGCTCATGGCGCCGACCGAGCTGCTGGCCGAGCAGCATCATCGCAGTCTGAGCGGCTGGCTCGGTGCGCTCGGACTCGAACCCGTGTGGCTGGCCGGGCGTCACAAGGGGCGCGAGCGTGATGAGCGGCTGGCGGCGATCGCCTCGGGCGCGGCGCCGATCGTGGTCGGCACCCATGCGCTGTTGCAGGACGACGTGGCGTTTCAGGATCTGGGGCTGGTCATCATCGACGAGCAGCATCGTTTCGGCGTCCATCAGCGGCTGAAACTGCGTGAGAAGGGCGGGGGCGAGGACGGGGCGCCGCATCAGCTCATCATGACCGCGACGCCGATTCCGCGCTCGCTGGCGATGACGCTCTATGCCGATCTGGATCTGTCGGTGATCGACGGGCTGCCGCCCGGACGCACGCCGATCGTCACCCGCGCGGTGCCGGATACGCGGCGCGATGAGGTCATCGAGCGGGTGCGTCAGGCGTGTCTGGCGGGGCGTCAGGCGTATTGGGTCTGTACGCTGATCGAGGAGTCGGAGGTGCTGGAGTGTCAGGCGGCGGAGGATACGGCACGTCAGTTGAGCGCGTGTTTGGAGGGATTGCGGGTCGGGCTGGTGCATGGTCGGCTCAAGAGCCAGGAACGGGATGCGGTGATGGCGGCGTTTGCGTCCGGGGCGCTGGATCTGCTGGTGGCGACCACGGTGATCGAGGTTGGGGTCGATGTGCCGAATGCCAGTTTGATGATTATTGAAAATCCGGAGCGGTTGGGGTTGGCGCAGTTGCATCAATTACGCGGTCGGGTTGGGCGTGGGTCGGTGGAGAGTCATTGTCTGCTGCTCTATCACGCGCCGCTGTCGGCGATTGCGCGTGAGCGGCTGGGGATCATTCGTGATTCGACCAGTGGGTTTGAAATCGCTGAGCGTGATTTGGCGATTCGGGGGGCGGGTGAGGTGTTGGGGACGCGCCAGACGGGGAGTATTCAATTTCGGATTGCCGATCCGTTGCGGGATCAGCCGTTGATTGCCGAGGCGCAGCGGGCGGCGGATCGGCTGCTGGTGGGGTATCCCGAACTCGTTACGCCGTTGATTGATCGGTGGCTGGGGGAGCGGGAGCATTATGGTGGGGTTTGA
- a CDS encoding Uma2 family endonuclease has protein sequence MSQPLAHASRLSVEDYLASEDGADIRHEYIDGELYAMSGASRQHVIITLNMVAHLRPLLRGTSCQLFANDMKVRLKIAEQDIFYYPDLILACDPDDRETYYCTRPCLLVEVLSDSTARIDRREKLLAYQTLPSLMEYLLVDQHQRRVEVYRRAQGWALDVLTEGAVRLDCLDHEVPLDVIYEDVPAPDRRRDA, from the coding sequence ATGTCTCAACCGCTTGCCCATGCATCGCGCCTGAGCGTCGAGGACTATCTGGCCAGCGAGGACGGTGCCGACATCCGGCATGAGTACATCGACGGCGAGCTGTACGCCATGAGCGGCGCCAGCCGTCAGCATGTGATCATCACGCTCAACATGGTGGCGCATCTGCGTCCCCTGTTGCGCGGAACGTCCTGCCAGCTCTTCGCCAATGATATGAAGGTCCGGCTCAAGATCGCCGAGCAGGACATCTTCTATTACCCCGATCTGATCCTGGCCTGCGACCCGGACGACCGCGAGACCTATTACTGCACCCGTCCCTGTCTGCTGGTCGAGGTGCTGTCGGACTCCACCGCGCGCATCGATCGGCGCGAGAAGCTGCTCGCCTATCAGACGCTCCCGAGTCTGATGGAGTATCTGCTCGTCGATCAGCATCAGCGCCGTGTCGAGGTCTATCGCCGCGCCCAGGGCTGGGCGCTGGACGTGCTCACCGAAGGGGCGGTGCGGCTCGACTGTCTCGATCACGAGGTGCCGCTGGATGTGATCTATGAAGATGTCCCGGCACCGGACAGACGACGCGATGCCTGA
- the mltB gene encoding lytic murein transglycosylase B: MFLARVLPWLLVLPLVGCGTSQTRDPSAYDARPASFGVRGDFAGAPGVDAFVDRMRRHGYPPERTAAILSGARRQQSIIDLMNQQAPSKSTGPNGAWTRYRAKFLGEDSINNGVAFWRRNETALARATAHYGVPPEYIVAIIGVETRYGGFTGKTRIIDALATLAFAYPRRADYFTSELENFLIMANEENLDPFAPRGSFAGAMGLGQFMPSSFRDHAVDHDGDGDRDLWNPTDAIGSVANYFRHHGWQPGEAVAVPAQVQSASSAHAMKTGFKTSYGLNELASRGITPTRALGRTGSVSLLELDAKGGYEYWLGLKNFYVITRYNHSTYYAMAVHQLAQAIRSRKGGPDGTRVSSTW, translated from the coding sequence ATGTTTCTAGCGAGAGTTCTTCCCTGGCTGTTAGTCCTGCCGCTGGTCGGTTGCGGCACCTCACAGACGCGCGATCCTTCGGCCTATGACGCCAGACCGGCGTCCTTCGGTGTCCGTGGCGACTTTGCCGGAGCGCCCGGCGTCGACGCCTTCGTCGACCGCATGCGCCGGCACGGCTATCCGCCCGAGCGCACGGCGGCCATCCTCTCGGGTGCGCGGCGTCAGCAGTCCATCATCGATCTGATGAACCAGCAGGCGCCCAGCAAGAGTACTGGTCCGAACGGCGCCTGGACGCGCTATCGGGCCAAGTTCCTCGGCGAGGACTCCATCAACAATGGCGTCGCCTTCTGGCGCCGCAACGAAACGGCGCTCGCGCGTGCCACCGCGCACTATGGTGTTCCGCCCGAGTACATCGTCGCCATCATCGGCGTGGAGACCCGCTACGGCGGCTTCACCGGCAAGACGCGCATCATCGACGCCCTGGCCACGCTCGCCTTCGCCTATCCGCGTCGCGCCGACTATTTCACCAGCGAGCTGGAGAACTTCCTGATCATGGCGAACGAAGAGAACCTGGACCCCTTCGCGCCGCGCGGTTCCTTCGCCGGCGCCATGGGGCTGGGGCAGTTCATGCCGTCGAGCTTCCGCGATCATGCGGTCGATCACGACGGTGACGGCGATCGCGATCTCTGGAACCCGACCGACGCCATCGGCAGCGTGGCCAACTATTTCCGCCACCACGGCTGGCAGCCGGGTGAGGCGGTGGCAGTGCCGGCACAGGTTCAGTCGGCATCGAGCGCGCACGCGATGAAGACCGGCTTCAAGACCAGCTATGGATTGAACGAGCTCGCCAGTCGCGGCATCACGCCCACGCGCGCGCTCGGTCGTACCGGCAGCGTCAGTCTGCTCGAACTCGATGCCAAGGGCGGCTATGAATACTGGTTGGGACTCAAGAACTTCTACGTCATTACACGCTACAATCACAGCACCTATTACGCCATGGCCGTGCACCAGCTCGCCCAGGCGATCCGTTCGCGCAAGGGCGGACCCGATGGGACGCGGGTCAGTTCGACCTGGTGA
- a CDS encoding RidA family protein, producing MSKQIIRTDQAPRAIGTYSQAVRVDRTVYLSGQIPLVPETMELIEGDMSAQIRRVFDNLRAVAQAAGGDLSDIVKLNVFLTDLNDFALVNQIMAEYFQEPYPARAALGVAALPKGSAVEMDAILVLE from the coding sequence ATGAGCAAACAGATCATCCGTACCGATCAGGCGCCACGCGCCATCGGTACCTATTCGCAGGCCGTCCGCGTCGACCGGACCGTCTACCTGTCGGGCCAGATTCCGCTGGTGCCCGAGACCATGGAACTGATCGAGGGCGACATGAGCGCCCAGATCCGGCGCGTCTTCGACAATCTGCGCGCTGTGGCGCAGGCGGCCGGCGGCGATCTGAGCGATATCGTCAAGCTCAATGTCTTTCTCACCGATCTCAACGACTTCGCCCTGGTCAACCAGATCATGGCCGAGTATTTCCAGGAACCCTATCCGGCGCGTGCCGCCCTCGGCGTAGCGGCCTTGCCCAAGGGGTCCGCCGTCGAGATGGACGCCATCCTGGTTCTGGAGTGA
- a CDS encoding phosphoribosylaminoimidazolesuccinocarboxamide synthase has product MPALYQSNLPHLELIARGKVRDLYRIDDDHLLVVASDRLSAFDVVLPDPIPGKGEVLARLSRFWFGRTADIIPNHLTDIPVSAVVTDPQALAELGDRAMVVRRFKPLPVEAIVRGYLIGSGWKDYQTTGSVCGIALPPGLRQADRLPEPIFTPSTKAELGAHDENVDFAHTVDLIGRELAERVRDASLAIYTRCAAYALERGLIIADTKFEFGLDDDGRLYLIDEALTPDSSRFWPADDYQPGMSPPSFDKQFVRDYLETLDWDKTAPGPALPPEIIERTAAKYREAEERLTA; this is encoded by the coding sequence ATGCCCGCTCTCTATCAATCCAATCTGCCCCATCTCGAACTGATCGCACGCGGCAAGGTCCGCGATCTCTATCGTATCGACGACGATCATCTGCTGGTCGTGGCCAGCGACCGACTGTCGGCCTTCGACGTGGTGCTGCCCGATCCCATCCCCGGCAAGGGTGAAGTGCTGGCGCGGTTGTCGCGCTTCTGGTTCGGACGCACGGCCGACATCATTCCCAATCATCTCACCGACATTCCGGTGTCCGCCGTGGTGACGGACCCGCAGGCGCTGGCCGAACTCGGCGACCGCGCCATGGTGGTGCGCCGCTTCAAGCCGCTGCCGGTCGAGGCCATCGTGCGCGGCTATCTGATCGGCTCGGGCTGGAAGGACTATCAGACCACGGGTTCGGTCTGCGGCATCGCCCTGCCCCCTGGTCTGCGACAGGCCGACCGGCTGCCCGAACCCATCTTCACCCCCTCGACCAAGGCCGAGCTGGGCGCGCACGACGAGAACGTCGACTTCGCGCACACCGTCGACCTGATCGGGCGTGAGCTTGCCGAACGGGTGCGCGATGCCAGTCTGGCCATCTATACGCGCTGCGCGGCCTATGCACTGGAGCGCGGTCTCATCATCGCCGACACCAAGTTCGAGTTCGGCCTCGACGACGACGGTCGGCTGTATCTGATCGACGAGGCGCTGACGCCGGATTCGTCACGCTTCTGGCCCGCCGACGACTATCAGCCGGGCATGAGTCCGCCGAGCTTCGACAAGCAGTTCGTGCGCGACTATCTGGAGACGCTCGATTGGGACAAGACCGCGCCCGGTCCCGCATTGCCCCCGGAGATCATCGAGCGCACGGCCGCCAAATACCGCGAGGCCGAAGAACGCCTGACAGCCTGA
- a CDS encoding SulP family inorganic anion transporter codes for MNRLQSLFHRLRTQHPLTTGKQAIGALDWSWTTPHKAWLPQVTARDVRADLIAALTGAIVVLPQGVAFATIAGMPPEYGLYAGMVPAIIAAWFGSSRHLVSGPTTAASVVLFSALSTMAVPGTPDYVMLALTLTFMVGVIELTLGFARMGALVNFISHAVVVGFTAGAAVLIAAKQLKHFFGVEMDSGGHLHDILIEFFGHVLEINPSATLVALATLGLGIVCKRWLPSIPYMIVAMLGGSLLALGLNEWLGAEATGIATVGALPATLPPLSAPSLTLEHIRELAPVALAVTLFALTEAVSIARSLAARGGYRVDGNQEFIGQGLSNIAGSFFSGYVATGSFNRSGVNYEAGARTPLASIFAAFMLMAIVLLVAPYASYLPKAAMAGVLFLVAWGLIDFKEIRHILHSSKRETGVLLVTFFSALFLDLEFAIFAGVLLSLVLYLDRTSKPRIVSLAPDPRLPKHAFSSDPEVVQCPQLRFVRIDGSLFFGSVAHVEQYFDRLRAEHPAQKHLALIANGINFVDLQGGHALVAEAERRRRDGGGMYLINVKQGLWESLEQCGCLEATGGRNVFQSKTAAVRAIYQKLDKTVCATCDKRIFQECNEAKPA; via the coding sequence ATGAACCGACTCCAGTCGCTCTTTCATAGGCTGCGGACGCAGCATCCGCTGACCACCGGCAAACAAGCCATCGGCGCGCTCGACTGGTCCTGGACCACGCCACACAAAGCCTGGCTGCCGCAAGTCACCGCACGCGATGTGCGCGCCGATCTGATCGCCGCCCTCACCGGCGCCATCGTGGTGCTGCCGCAGGGCGTGGCCTTCGCCACCATCGCCGGGATGCCGCCCGAGTATGGTCTCTACGCCGGCATGGTCCCGGCGATCATCGCCGCCTGGTTCGGTTCATCGCGTCATCTGGTCTCGGGACCGACCACGGCGGCCTCGGTGGTGCTGTTCTCGGCGCTCTCGACCATGGCCGTTCCCGGAACGCCGGATTACGTCATGCTGGCCCTGACCCTGACCTTCATGGTCGGTGTGATCGAGCTGACGCTGGGCTTTGCGCGCATGGGGGCGCTGGTCAACTTCATCTCGCACGCGGTGGTGGTGGGTTTCACGGCCGGCGCGGCCGTGCTGATCGCCGCCAAGCAGCTCAAGCACTTCTTCGGCGTCGAGATGGACAGCGGCGGCCATCTGCACGACATCCTGATCGAGTTCTTCGGTCATGTGCTGGAGATCAACCCCAGCGCGACCCTGGTGGCCCTGGCGACCCTGGGACTGGGCATCGTCTGCAAGCGCTGGCTGCCGAGTATTCCATACATGATCGTCGCCATGCTGGGCGGCAGTCTGCTGGCCCTCGGACTCAACGAGTGGCTGGGAGCGGAGGCGACCGGCATCGCCACCGTGGGCGCCCTGCCCGCGACCCTGCCGCCGCTCTCGGCGCCCTCGCTGACCCTGGAGCACATCCGCGAGCTGGCGCCCGTCGCGCTGGCCGTGACGCTGTTCGCCCTGACCGAAGCGGTCTCGATCGCCCGTTCGCTGGCCGCGCGCGGCGGGTATCGCGTCGACGGCAATCAGGAGTTCATCGGCCAGGGCTTGTCCAACATCGCCGGTTCCTTCTTCTCGGGCTATGTCGCGACCGGCTCGTTCAATCGCAGCGGCGTCAACTACGAGGCCGGCGCGCGCACCCCCCTGGCCTCGATCTTCGCCGCCTTCATGCTGATGGCCATCGTGCTGCTGGTGGCGCCCTATGCGAGCTATCTGCCCAAGGCGGCGATGGCCGGGGTGCTGTTCCTGGTCGCCTGGGGGCTGATCGACTTCAAGGAGATCCGCCACATCCTGCATTCGTCCAAGCGCGAGACCGGGGTGTTGCTGGTGACCTTCTTCTCGGCGCTGTTCCTGGATCTGGAATTTGCGATCTTCGCCGGCGTGCTGCTGTCGCTGGTGCTCTACCTGGATCGCACCTCCAAGCCGCGTATCGTCAGTCTCGCACCCGATCCGCGTCTGCCCAAGCATGCCTTCTCCAGCGATCCCGAAGTGGTCCAGTGTCCGCAGTTGCGCTTCGTGCGCATCGACGGCTCGCTGTTCTTCGGCTCGGTCGCCCATGTCGAGCAGTATTTCGACCGGCTGCGCGCCGAGCACCCTGCGCAGAAGCATCTGGCCTTGATCGCCAACGGCATCAACTTCGTCGACCTGCAGGGCGGTCATGCGCTGGTTGCGGAGGCCGAGCGACGGCGCCGGGACGGCGGCGGGATGTATCTGATCAACGTCAAGCAGGGCCTGTGGGAGTCGCTGGAGCAATGCGGCTGTCTGGAGGCCACGGGCGGGCGCAACGTCTTCCAGTCGAAGACGGCCGCCGTGCGGGCGATCTATCAGAAGCTCGACAAGACGGTCTGCGCGACCTGTGACAAGCGCATCTTCCAGGAGTGCAACGAGGCCAAGCCGGCATGA
- the murU gene encoding N-acetylmuramate alpha-1-phosphate uridylyltransferase MurU → MKAMILAAGRGERMRPLTDRTPKPLLVAGGKPLIRHHIDRLAAAGIRDLVINHAHLGAQIEAALGDGSAFGVEIRYSPEEQALETGGGIFRALPLLGSEPFLVVNGDVWTDVDLAGLAIDAGDLAHLVLVDNPPHHPEGDFTLVGDRVRNEGTPRLTFSGIGLYRPQLFDGQRAGAFPLAPLLRQAMANDRVSGRRHDGHWFDIGTPERLAALDDWLSAGRTQAG, encoded by the coding sequence ATGAAGGCGATGATCCTGGCCGCCGGCCGTGGCGAGCGGATGCGTCCGCTCACCGACCGCACGCCCAAGCCGCTGCTGGTCGCGGGCGGCAAGCCGCTGATCCGGCATCACATCGATCGGCTGGCGGCGGCGGGTATCCGCGATCTGGTCATCAACCATGCGCATCTGGGCGCGCAGATCGAAGCGGCGCTGGGGGATGGCTCGGCGTTTGGAGTCGAGATCCGTTACTCGCCCGAAGAACAGGCGCTGGAGACCGGCGGCGGGATCTTCCGCGCTCTGCCGCTGCTCGGTTCCGAACCTTTCCTGGTCGTCAACGGCGATGTCTGGACCGATGTCGATCTCGCCGGACTCGCGATCGATGCTGGAGATCTGGCGCATCTGGTGCTGGTCGACAACCCGCCCCACCATCCAGAGGGCGACTTCACGCTGGTCGGCGACCGCGTCCGGAACGAGGGAACGCCACGCCTGACTTTCAGCGGCATCGGTCTCTATCGACCCCAACTGTTCGACGGGCAGAGGGCGGGCGCTTTTCCGCTCGCGCCGCTGCTCCGTCAGGCAATGGCCAACGATCGTGTCAGTGGTCGGCGCCATGACGGACACTGGTTCGACATCGGGACGCCTGAACGACTGGCCGCACTCGACGACTGGCTGAGTGCTGGTCGTACCCAGGCAGGCTAG
- a CDS encoding glutamate-cysteine ligase family protein: protein MGQDIASSRFTEQDFAEFSRRVRDETRILEQWFAEGRLDDGEPSAGFELEAWLVDAAGHPAPRIESVLATLDDPSVVPELATFNIEFNGAAAHLRGSALSTLAQDLRATLERTTQAAGRHDCRLGLIGILPTVRPEDLRLDFMTPRERYRALNEQVFAQRHGHPLRLRIEGRERIDLEWCDVMLESAATSFQIHIRIGAQESARVYNAAKLISGPLVAIGANSPYLFGRDLWDETRIPLFEQAVSVGGPILQERVGFGFRYARHSLLETFQSNRDDYPVLLPQLMDEPPERLAHLRLHNGTIWRWNRPLIGFEPDGRPHLRLEHRTLPSGPSVADLIANAALYLGLIAHLSREQPSPESRLAFAHTKRNFYACAREGLSADIGWLDGRLHPVTQVLAEALIPRARQGLSALGLDPPEIDHWLGLIEQRLATRRTGAHWQRDWVRRHGADMTGLTQAYLEQQASGRPVHEWSL, encoded by the coding sequence ATGGGGCAGGATATCGCGTCTTCGCGCTTCACCGAGCAGGATTTCGCTGAGTTCTCCAGGCGAGTCCGTGACGAGACTCGCATTCTGGAACAGTGGTTTGCCGAAGGCCGGCTGGATGATGGCGAACCCAGCGCCGGATTCGAGCTCGAAGCCTGGCTGGTCGATGCGGCCGGACATCCCGCCCCGCGCATCGAATCCGTGCTGGCGACACTGGACGATCCGTCGGTCGTCCCCGAGCTGGCCACCTTCAATATCGAGTTCAACGGCGCGGCGGCACACTTGCGCGGCTCGGCGCTCTCGACCCTGGCCCAGGATCTGCGCGCGACGCTCGAACGCACGACGCAGGCCGCCGGACGCCACGACTGCCGTCTGGGCTTGATCGGCATCCTGCCCACGGTCCGGCCCGAGGATCTCAGGCTCGACTTCATGACCCCGCGCGAGCGTTATCGCGCCCTCAACGAGCAGGTCTTCGCCCAGCGTCACGGACATCCGCTCCGGCTGCGGATCGAAGGACGCGAACGCATCGACCTGGAATGGTGCGACGTCATGCTGGAGTCGGCGGCGACCTCGTTTCAGATCCATATCCGGATCGGCGCTCAGGAATCGGCCCGCGTCTACAACGCCGCCAAGCTGATCAGCGGTCCACTGGTGGCCATCGGCGCCAACTCACCCTATCTCTTCGGCCGCGATCTCTGGGACGAGACCCGCATCCCGCTGTTCGAGCAGGCCGTCTCGGTCGGCGGCCCCATCCTGCAAGAGCGCGTCGGCTTCGGCTTCCGCTATGCACGGCACTCGCTCCTGGAGACCTTTCAGTCCAATCGCGACGACTATCCGGTGCTGCTCCCGCAGTTGATGGACGAGCCGCCCGAGCGTCTGGCGCATCTGCGTCTGCACAACGGCACCATCTGGCGCTGGAATCGTCCCCTGATCGGCTTCGAGCCGGATGGCCGACCGCATCTGCGGCTCGAACACCGGACGCTGCCCTCGGGACCGTCGGTCGCGGATCTCATCGCCAATGCCGCGCTCTATCTGGGGCTGATCGCACATCTGAGCCGCGAGCAGCCGTCACCCGAATCCAGGCTGGCGTTCGCGCACACCAAGCGGAATTTCTATGCCTGCGCCCGCGAAGGGCTGTCGGCCGACATCGGCTGGCTGGATGGTCGCCTGCATCCAGTGACCCAGGTACTCGCCGAAGCGCTGATCCCGCGCGCACGCCAGGGTTTGAGCGCTCTGGGTCTCGATCCGCCCGAGATCGACCACTGGCTCGGCCTCATCGAACAGCGTCTGGCAACGCGACGCACGGGCGCACACTGGCAACGCGATTGGGTCCGGCGGCATGGTGCGGATATGACGGGACTGACTCAGGCCTATCTCGAACAGCAGGCCAGCGGTCGACCCGTGCATGAGTGGAGCTTATGA